The following coding sequences lie in one Arthrobacter sp. SLBN-122 genomic window:
- a CDS encoding ABC transporter ATP-binding protein produces MPGKPVLAAGIRHFTFHDGQAPALHDVTVSFAPGSFTAILGASGSGKSTLGRLLAGWLPPGGHGTLAGFLELSGTRLEFDGGPGDSRIDPAQWGRHVGFVPQDPAAVLSTVRATVAEELAFGLENTGTERADMQVAVERTAGLLGLRNQLDQDPAQLSGGQLRRLAIGCAIIAGPPVLVMDEPFASLDTAGADSLAALVRDLLKRGTAVVILSQIVDPLLLGADTWMVLSDGTVIACGPPAGTGTRQTESGNGLGMLPWAIRRPAKRDADAPPRPPAGQLSGPPALQLRGVSFAYPGPQTNGKRRGKRWGKAARTEAPNHGTPVLQDVHLAVQPGEIVAVTGPNGTGKSTLLRHFNGLLRPTAGTVLVRGNDISGAPVGRTAAAVGLLFQQPRDQLFERTVLREVSFGLDRLVGPDMAAGRAVAALQAVGLAKAAAEHPAELPASAQRLLALATVLARRPAVLALDEPTVALDGDGLALLDAAVGSAAAEGAAVVLVTHDLGYARTVAHRILMLDGGRLAPA; encoded by the coding sequence GTGCCAGGCAAACCGGTACTGGCAGCCGGGATCCGGCACTTCACCTTCCACGACGGCCAGGCCCCGGCCCTGCACGATGTAACCGTGTCCTTTGCGCCGGGCTCCTTCACGGCCATCCTGGGCGCCTCCGGCAGCGGGAAATCAACCCTGGGCCGGTTGCTGGCCGGCTGGCTGCCTCCGGGCGGCCACGGGACACTGGCAGGGTTCCTCGAGTTGTCGGGCACGCGGCTGGAGTTCGACGGCGGCCCGGGGGACTCCCGGATCGATCCCGCCCAGTGGGGCCGGCACGTGGGCTTTGTCCCGCAGGACCCCGCTGCCGTCCTGTCTACCGTGCGGGCCACTGTGGCGGAGGAACTGGCGTTCGGACTGGAAAATACCGGCACGGAGCGCGCTGACATGCAGGTGGCTGTAGAACGCACAGCCGGGCTGCTGGGACTTCGGAACCAACTGGACCAGGACCCCGCCCAGCTCTCAGGTGGCCAGCTGCGCCGCCTGGCCATCGGCTGCGCCATCATCGCCGGACCGCCCGTACTGGTCATGGACGAGCCCTTTGCCTCCCTGGACACGGCTGGCGCGGACAGTCTTGCCGCCCTGGTCCGGGACCTGCTGAAGCGGGGTACCGCCGTCGTCATCCTCAGCCAGATTGTGGACCCGCTGCTGCTGGGCGCCGACACCTGGATGGTGCTGTCTGATGGCACGGTCATCGCGTGTGGGCCTCCCGCCGGCACGGGAACCCGACAAACCGAAAGCGGGAACGGCCTGGGCATGCTGCCCTGGGCAATCCGGCGTCCGGCCAAACGGGACGCTGACGCGCCGCCAAGGCCGCCTGCAGGGCAACTGTCGGGACCGCCAGCGTTGCAGCTCCGCGGTGTGTCCTTTGCGTACCCGGGGCCACAAACCAACGGCAAAAGACGCGGCAAACGATGGGGCAAGGCGGCACGGACGGAGGCGCCGAACCATGGCACCCCGGTGCTGCAGGACGTCCACCTGGCGGTGCAGCCCGGGGAAATCGTGGCGGTTACCGGGCCCAACGGCACCGGCAAATCCACGCTCCTGCGGCACTTCAACGGCCTGCTGCGGCCCACCGCGGGAACTGTCCTGGTCCGCGGCAATGACATTTCCGGCGCGCCCGTTGGAAGGACCGCGGCAGCCGTGGGCCTCCTGTTCCAGCAGCCGCGCGACCAGCTGTTTGAACGGACCGTACTGCGGGAGGTCAGCTTCGGGCTGGACCGCCTGGTGGGTCCGGACATGGCTGCAGGACGGGCCGTTGCAGCCCTTCAGGCAGTCGGCCTGGCGAAGGCCGCCGCCGAGCACCCCGCCGAGCTGCCGGCCTCAGCCCAGCGCCTCCTGGCGCTGGCCACCGTCCTGGCGCGCAGGCCCGCCGTCCTGGCGCTGGACGAGCCCACCGTGGCACTGGACGGCGACGGACTGGCCCTGCTGGACGCCGCCGTTGGATCCGCTGCAGCGGAGGGCGCCGCCGTCGTGCTGGTCACCCATGACTTGGGCTACGCACGGACGGTGGCGCACCGCATCCTGATGCTCGACGGCGGCCGGTTGGCGCCGGCCTGA
- a CDS encoding energy-coupling factor transporter transmembrane component T family protein, producing MTASSAGRTATAAKRGRLNPLTSLTAAAATAAITTAGGSWPLSLAVAAACVGLSVAGGTARRVLPAAAAVLVPLGLSLLWLHGLFFPEGRTVLAAWGPARITTEGLDFAGQRILLLAAVVLALLLFSFSVDVPDLVAALSARGVQGRFAFVLASTLTLLPAIAARARRIRQAQESRGLVVSRSLVSRLGAFRLQAVPLVLSLIEDAGIRAAALEARGLSNTGPRTSYREVADSGLQRAARTVLVMAALAAVVLRVVQAGAGG from the coding sequence GTGACGGCATCATCGGCAGGCAGGACGGCAACGGCGGCCAAACGCGGACGGCTCAACCCGCTGACCTCGCTGACCGCTGCGGCGGCCACAGCGGCCATTACGACGGCGGGCGGCAGCTGGCCGCTGTCCCTCGCCGTGGCTGCCGCGTGCGTTGGCCTGTCCGTGGCGGGCGGCACGGCCCGCCGGGTGCTGCCGGCGGCTGCAGCAGTCCTGGTTCCGCTGGGCCTGTCACTGCTGTGGCTGCATGGGCTGTTCTTCCCCGAAGGACGGACTGTGCTGGCAGCGTGGGGACCTGCCCGGATCACGACAGAAGGCCTGGACTTCGCCGGGCAGCGGATCCTGCTGCTGGCCGCCGTGGTCCTGGCCCTGCTGCTGTTCTCCTTCAGCGTCGATGTCCCCGACCTCGTGGCCGCCTTGTCCGCCCGCGGGGTGCAGGGCCGGTTCGCTTTCGTCCTGGCCTCCACCCTGACCCTGCTCCCTGCCATCGCCGCCAGGGCACGGCGCATCCGCCAGGCCCAGGAATCGCGCGGCCTGGTGGTCTCCCGGAGCTTGGTGTCCAGGCTGGGCGCCTTCCGGCTGCAGGCCGTTCCGCTGGTCCTCTCCCTGATTGAAGACGCCGGCATCCGCGCTGCGGCGCTGGAAGCCCGAGGGCTCAGCAACACCGGGCCGAGGACCAGCTACCGTGAGGTGGCTGATTCCGGCCTGCAGCGGGCAGCACGCACCGTCCTGGTGATGGCGGCCCTGGCGGCAGTGGTTCTCCGAGTGGTCCAGGCGGGTGCCGGTGGCTGA
- a CDS encoding ECF transporter S component: MSSPSLTLPSQERPAARRRLLEILGALAIAATYVYLVLNQPADITGGPGSASALIALTGFLAGAVLLIVAVLPTLAASTLVLIPVALVLNIVLGQFVGSTLVPFYLDAIGTVLIAVLAGPAAGAATGALSSIVWSFFNPTVLPFAAGAALIGCLAGLAARYGLFRRFYLAPVAGFVTGIIAGVVSAPVAAFVFGGTSGVATGAIVSAFRAMGDTLLAAITKQALISDPMDKAIVFTIVAILVYALPRRARQQFPFIRRHRVLAGSAPAADVPARDLAQGSAQGTAPDSARKG, encoded by the coding sequence ATGTCATCGCCCTCTTTGACGCTCCCGTCCCAGGAACGCCCCGCGGCCCGCCGCCGGCTTCTGGAGATCCTCGGCGCCCTGGCCATCGCGGCCACCTATGTCTACCTGGTGCTCAACCAGCCCGCAGACATCACCGGAGGTCCGGGCAGCGCATCGGCCCTGATCGCCCTCACCGGCTTCCTGGCAGGCGCGGTCCTGCTGATCGTCGCCGTCCTGCCCACGCTGGCGGCCTCTACTCTGGTGCTGATCCCGGTGGCGTTGGTCCTGAACATCGTGCTCGGCCAGTTCGTGGGCAGCACCCTGGTTCCCTTCTACCTCGACGCCATCGGCACGGTGCTGATTGCCGTCCTGGCCGGACCGGCCGCCGGCGCCGCCACGGGCGCGCTCAGCAGCATCGTCTGGTCCTTCTTCAACCCCACGGTGCTTCCGTTCGCCGCAGGCGCCGCGCTGATCGGGTGCCTGGCCGGGCTGGCAGCACGCTACGGCCTGTTCCGCCGCTTCTACCTGGCTCCCGTGGCCGGCTTCGTTACCGGGATCATCGCCGGCGTGGTCTCCGCCCCGGTAGCCGCCTTCGTCTTCGGCGGAACCTCGGGCGTGGCCACGGGTGCGATCGTCAGCGCCTTCCGGGCCATGGGCGACACCCTCCTGGCCGCCATCACCAAGCAGGCGCTGATCTCCGACCCCATGGACAAGGCCATCGTGTTCACCATCGTGGCCATCCTGGTCTATGCCCTGCCCCGCCGGGCCCGCCAGCAGTTCCCCTTCATCCGGCGCCACCGGGTCCTGGCCGGCAGCGCGCCTGCGGCTGACGTTCCCGCCCGGGATTTGGCCCAGGGTTCGGCACAGGGGACCGCCCCGGACTCCGCACGGAAGGGCTGA